GTCCAATACCTTGTCGGTTACGAGTCTCGATATAGTTCTCACAATAGGCGGTTCTATGTCTTATTACAAGGATTACTGGCTTTCGATCCGTTGTATGAAGGACAAAGAATAAAAAAGACCCCTCAAAGAGGGGTCTAAGAGCGGCGGACCGGGATCGAACCGGCAACCATTAGCTTGGAAGGCTAAGGCTCTACCATTGAGCTACCGCCGCGAGCAAGACCAATTATACAAAAATTCGCCTATTTTCAAAGGGGTTCGTTAAAAAGTTCTTGCATTTTTTATTAAAAAAACTATATTTAGCGCCACAATAACAATTTTACCTAGAGGTAGCTTAACTTGGCGTTACAAAACCCCCGCGACCGTCGCATGCCGAACAGACAGAGTGATGGAACCCGCATTAACGAAGACATTCGCATTTCCCCGATCCGTCTTGTAAAGGAAGATGGCGAGGCCGTCATCATGGATACCAAACAGGCTCTCCAGATGGCCAAGGACGCCGGACTGGACCTGGTGGAAGTGTCTCCCAATGCTAAGCCGCCTGTATGCCGTATCATCAATTACGGCAAGTTCAAGTTTGAACAGATCAAGAAGGCCAAGGCCGCTAAGGCTAAGCAGCACGTGGTGAAGCTTAAAGAAATCAAGATGCACCCGAAGACGGCCGAGAACGACTACCTGTACAGGATCAAGCAGGCCGCCGAGTTCTTGCAGGATGGCATGAAGGTCAAGCTTATTATGCAGTTCCGTGGGCGCGAAATGGCGCACATGGACTACGGCAAACGCCTGATGGAGCGCGCTAAAGAAGACTTGCTCCAGTACGGCGACTTGGAAATGGATTCGCGAGTCGAAGGCAACACAATGCTCTCGATTTACGGTCCTAAACGCGGTGCAGGCACTGCCAAAAAGCAGGCCCCGGCACCAAAGCCCGTAACCGAGCCCATGGCAGCAGGTGAGGCTTCAACTTAATAACCTAAAGAGGTAAAAATGCCTAAGATGAAAACACACAGCGGTGCTAAGAAGCGCTTCCGCCTGACTGGTTCCGGCCACGTCAAGTTCAAGCGTGCTGGCATGCGCCACATTCTTGCCAAGATGTCCACGAAGCGTAAGCGTAACCTGCGTAAGGGCGCTCTCGTTAAGAAAGTCGATGTTTACCATGTCAAGCGTCTGCTTGTCGTTGCATAAGGAGTGTAAGAATGCCACGCGCTAAAACCAGAGTTCCTTCCCGCGAACGCCGCAAAAAAATCCTTAAGGCCGCCAAGGGCTTCTATGGCCGTCGCAAGTCGAACCTTCGCCTTGCTATCGACGCCGTAGCCCACGCCGGTCAGTATGCCTACGCTCACCGCCGTGACAAGAAGGGTGACTTCCGCTCTCTGTGGATCACTCGTCTCAATGCCGCTGTCCGTGAACTCGGCATCAGCTACAGCCAGTTCATTTACAAGCTTTCCAAGTCGGGCATCAAGCTGAACCGCAAGGTTCTCGCTGACATGGCCGTCGCCGATCCGGCATCCTTTGCCAAGGTCGTGGAAACTGTGAAGGCTGCTTAATAGCTGCATCTTTACGCGAGAAAAAGCACCCTGCTCCTGCAGGGTGTTTTTCGTTTTAAGGAATTTGTTTGTGATTTAAGGTTTATTTTAAAGTTTTTCTTTTTTTTTTTGAACGGGAAAAGTGTGCTAAACGAGTGTCGCGACAAAATGCTCGCATTTTGTCATGACCGAGTGACGCTGCGGACGCCTATACGAAACTTGCCACTTTAGTGGCTTAGTTGAGTTGTCCTCTTTGGGGAGAAGGCGTCAAAAGGGATTGTTAGCCCGCAATATTCCTTGCTTGCGCAAGGTTGCGGTCTAACCCTACGGGCTCGATGCAAGCTGCGCTTGCCTCAAGCTCATAATTTGTCTCTACGCACTGCGTGCATGAGCCAAATTATGCCGCACCCTCTCCCCCAAGGGGTCTCGTCTCCGGGTCCCTTCCCGTGTTATAAAAAAGAAAGCCACCTGATAGGTGGCTTTTCTTTTTTTAGAGCGGGAAAAGGGACTCGGACCCTCGACCCCGACCTTGGCAAGGTCGTGCTCTACCAACTGAGCTATTCCCGCGGGGTAGTCCAATTATAGAAAAGTTGGGGGACTATGTCAAGGGCTTATGCAGAGAAAAAATCAAAATTCCGTTCTTTTTTCCCCGTAATTCAAAAAATCCGGCTTTTACCCCCAAAAAACCGTGGGGGAGGGGTAGAGGCAAACGAATGTAAAGGTCTTCGGAAATTAAGAAATCTTGCCCGAGCTTGGAGCAGAGGGTTTGGATTCGGGAGGTGGTATTCAGCACATCGCCATGGTAGGCCATTTCACTGCCGAAGTTGCCGACTTCGGTGGAGATGACTTTTCCGCAATGGGCAGCCGCCTTGAACTCAGGGACTATGCCGTAGCGCTTCTTGAACTTGTATGCGGTGCGTTCCAGGCATTCGGCAAAATCGTAAAAGCAATCGATGGGTCTGGCCTTCTTTCTGCAGTCGCTGATTTTCCAGGTCAAAAAGGCGCCGTCACCTGCAATCTGGTAAATTTCCCCGTGGTTTTCTTCGCAGCAGTTCGAAAGCAGACGGTAGTAGTCACGGATAAAGTTGCTGTACTTGACGTGTCCCAGTTCTTCGGCGATTTCGGTGGAATGCTTCATGTCGATAAACATGAATACCAGGTCTTCCTCTTTGGGTTCCTGGTTCTTGCCAAGTAGAGTGTTCATAAAGACGCGGGTCCCGAATTTCTTGTGCACGGAGCGGACGAAGGTAATTAGGTTCCCGAGCATGAACAGCTCAAAGATTAGAATATGGGTCTTGGGTTGCTTGAAGACGCTTAACACATGCTGCAGGGCCGCTTCGTTTATAAGGCCTTCGCTCCTGTCTATGTCCCATATCAGAATGCAGAGAATCAGGTTTGCGCATATGCTTGCGATAAAGAACCAGGAACGTATCAGGAGTGCTGCCGCTACCGGCCTTTTGTCCATTTCGTCTTGCAAGATCATCACATCGTAAATGGCATGTGAAAGGCCTATCAAAAGCGACAACTGCAACATGAACAGCATGCGCGATGAATCAAAACCGTTTCCGGCGCCGTACGTCAAAAGGGCCGAGGCGCTTAAGGTGAAAATCACCCAACTCAAGATATAAAAAGCAATTGCTTTACATTTACGCTGCGTTAATCGGGTAATGGCCATAGCACCTTCAGTGGATAAATAGCGGCAACGCCCAAATCATGGCGATAATGATGATGTCTTTGTACGATTCGTCTAAAAGAAGGGTCGATGCCAAAAAGAAGATGGTGGTAGATAACGTCAGGAAAATCAGGAGCGGGATCCGCTTCTTCAATTTTTTCTTGAAATTATTGTTTTTCCTGGTATCCATATCTATCTATATAATCTAAATTTTATAAAAAAGTTTTATTGTAATATTTTTATTCGTTTGTAAAAGATGTTTTGTGTTTACGTTCACATCCCTTTTTGCCGCCATATTTGCGATTATTGCGATTTTCATGTAATGCCGTCACAATCGAAACTTTTTTCGGAATATACGGACTTGTTGTGTAAGGAAATTGTAAGTTTCGAGAACGCGCATTCGGGACTCCTTTCGAATGCGGAAACTCTTTATTTGGGCGGAGGAACTCCCTCGGAGCTACCACCGGAATTTTTGCGCCGGATTTTTGAATGTCTAGGGTCCGTGGGGGTCGATTCTTCAAAATTGAAAGAAGTTTCCATGGAATTCAACCCGGAATCGACAAACGAGGCGACGTTGCGTAACGCGCTGGAATTGGGCGTAAACCGCGTCAGTCTCGGGATCCAGAGCTTCGATCCAGAAATTTTGAAGATGGTTGGCCGTTCGCATTCGGTAGAAACGGGAGTATCGGCCCTGCGTCTTTTGACTTCCTCGTCAAATTTGCAGGTGAATGGCGACTTGATGTTCGATTTGCCGGGGCAAACCACGCAGGGCTTCTTGGATGATGTGGACCGGCTTTCGGATTTCCCGTTGAATCACGTCAGTTTCTACGGACTGAACGTTTCACTCCGTTCCAGGCTCGGACACCGGGTGGCCCGTGGAGAACTTACGGTAAACGAGGATTTGTACGAAGCGATGTACATGGGGGGCGTTGAAATTTTGGAACGCAAGGGGCTAATGCGCTACGAGGTTTCGAACTTTGCTCGGCCCGGTTTTGAAAGCGTCCACAACCAAAATTACTGGAATCGGGGCGAATATGCCGGTTTTGGCCCGGGGGCACACAGCTATTTGCGTGGAATGCGCTACTATGCTCCCGAAATTTACCCCCGTTGGCGGGAATACGTGCTGTCTGACTGTCCGGAATCCATGCTTTCTCTTGATAAACTGGATAGGGAAGCGTCCATTATGGAGTTCCTGTGGCTTTCGTTACGTCAATCTAGAGGAATTTGTTCTGAAGACCTCGAAAAAATGGGAATTTCTTTGGATAAATCAGTGTGCGAACGCTGGATTTCGAAGGGCTTCTTAAAGCACGGAAATCTGTCAAATTTGTTACAAAGTAAATCTTGCTTGCGCCTTGAAGGACGCGGCTGGATTTTTATGGACGATATCGTTACAGACCTTGCAAATACTTATTCCAACTTGGAATAAACAAATTTGAAAATATCCTGCGATTCGTATCACAACGTAAATTTTTGTTGTCCGTTTCATGAAAAAAAATCATATCTTTGGAAAGGATAGTTTGCAAAGAAATGTTTGCAGAGATCTTTCGCTTTTATTGAGGTTGTAATGAGTTTCATGAAAGGTCATTTTCTTTCGGTTGCCTGGCTGTTGATGCTTTGTCTTTCGACAGGCTCTTTTGCTGATAGTTTAATTCGTTGTGTTGACGAAAAGACCTTGGAAACGCTGAACTCTGAAGATCCTTGCAAGTACTACCGAATCAACGATGGCCGTACGGCCAGCCTCTGGGTTGTTCCTGAAGGTGAAGATCCTGAAAATAGAGAAGCAGCGGTTCGTGGAGCTTCGTTCTATGTGTATGTTCCGCAGGAACAGAAACTCGATTCAATCAAACTCAAACTCAAGTCTGATAATTCCGGTGTCAAGAACCTTACTGAGGTAAAGTCTTCTGAAACGGACGGTTTGGTA
Above is a genomic segment from Fibrobacter sp. UWB15 containing:
- the infC gene encoding translation initiation factor IF-3, encoding MALQNPRDRRMPNRQSDGTRINEDIRISPIRLVKEDGEAVIMDTKQALQMAKDAGLDLVEVSPNAKPPVCRIINYGKFKFEQIKKAKAAKAKQHVVKLKEIKMHPKTAENDYLYRIKQAAEFLQDGMKVKLIMQFRGREMAHMDYGKRLMERAKEDLLQYGDLEMDSRVEGNTMLSIYGPKRGAGTAKKQAPAPKPVTEPMAAGEAST
- the rpmI gene encoding 50S ribosomal protein L35 — protein: MPKMKTHSGAKKRFRLTGSGHVKFKRAGMRHILAKMSTKRKRNLRKGALVKKVDVYHVKRLLVVA
- the rplT gene encoding 50S ribosomal protein L20, yielding MPRAKTRVPSRERRKKILKAAKGFYGRRKSNLRLAIDAVAHAGQYAYAHRRDKKGDFRSLWITRLNAAVRELGISYSQFIYKLSKSGIKLNRKVLADMAVADPASFAKVVETVKAA
- a CDS encoding adenylate/guanylate cyclase domain-containing protein; the encoded protein is MIFTLSASALLTYGAGNGFDSSRMLFMLQLSLLIGLSHAIYDVMILQDEMDKRPVAAALLIRSWFFIASICANLILCILIWDIDRSEGLINEAALQHVLSVFKQPKTHILIFELFMLGNLITFVRSVHKKFGTRVFMNTLLGKNQEPKEEDLVFMFIDMKHSTEIAEELGHVKYSNFIRDYYRLLSNCCEENHGEIYQIAGDGAFLTWKISDCRKKARPIDCFYDFAECLERTAYKFKKRYGIVPEFKAAAHCGKVISTEVGNFGSEMAYHGDVLNTTSRIQTLCSKLGQDFLISEDLYIRLPLPLPHGFLGVKAGFFELRGKKNGILIFSLHKPLT
- the hemW gene encoding radical SAM family heme chaperone HemW; this encodes MFCVYVHIPFCRHICDYCDFHVMPSQSKLFSEYTDLLCKEIVSFENAHSGLLSNAETLYLGGGTPSELPPEFLRRIFECLGSVGVDSSKLKEVSMEFNPESTNEATLRNALELGVNRVSLGIQSFDPEILKMVGRSHSVETGVSALRLLTSSSNLQVNGDLMFDLPGQTTQGFLDDVDRLSDFPLNHVSFYGLNVSLRSRLGHRVARGELTVNEDLYEAMYMGGVEILERKGLMRYEVSNFARPGFESVHNQNYWNRGEYAGFGPGAHSYLRGMRYYAPEIYPRWREYVLSDCPESMLSLDKLDREASIMEFLWLSLRQSRGICSEDLEKMGISLDKSVCERWISKGFLKHGNLSNLLQSKSCLRLEGRGWIFMDDIVTDLANTYSNLE